In Macadamia integrifolia cultivar HAES 741 chromosome 13, SCU_Mint_v3, whole genome shotgun sequence, one DNA window encodes the following:
- the LOC122059288 gene encoding two pore potassium channel a-like — translation MAKADGEQSLLVGLLDPSPQPNRKQPNKKGRFRRCRSAPPPEFFHPEKNGGGGSLPRSPSFFGDLHPSFVQVSTLLSIYLGVSTLCFFLARNQIRGEKTNGVLDAVYFCVVTMTTVGYGDLVPNSKVTKLLACAFVFSGMALVGLILSKAADYLVEKQEILLVKALHLHQKPGEREILKELENNRVKYKFVVTLILLLLLILVGTIFLYKVEKLDLVDAFYCVCSTITTLGYGDKSFSTEMGRVFAVFWILTSTICIAQFFLYLAELNTERRQHLLVKWVLNRRMTYTDLEAADLDDDGVVSAAEFVIYKLKEMGKIKQEDVALVLEEFENLDFDQSGTLSISDLELSQSSQTRT, via the exons AGATCCTTCCCCCCAACCCAATCGAAAACAACCCAACAAAAAAGGAAGATTCCGCCGCTGTAGAAGTGCTCCACCACCAGAATTTTTCCATCCAGAGAAGAACGGCGGTGGGGGCTCTCTTCCACGTTCCCCAtcattctttggggatttaCATCCAAGTTTTGTGCAAGTATCCACTTTGTTGAGCATCTACCTTGGCGTAAGTACCCTCTGCTTCTTCCTTGCAAGGAACCAGATCAGAGGAGAGAAAACAAATGGGGTTCTTGATGCTGTATATTTCTGTGTTGTGACAATGACCACAGTTGGATATGGAGACCTTGTCCCAAATAGCAAAGTCACCAAACTACTTGCCTGTGCTTTTGTCTTCTCTGGTATGGCTCTTGTTGGGTTAATACTTAGTAAAGCAGCAGATTATCTTgtagaaaaacaagaaattttgtTAGTTAAAGCCCTCCACCTGCATCAAAAACCTGGAGAAAGGGAGATTCTCAAAGAGCTTGAAAACAACAGAGTGAAATACAAGTTTGTTGTGACTCTGATCCTTCTTTTGTTGCTAATATTGGTTGGGACAATCTTTTTATACAAGGTAGAGAAGTTGGATCTTGTTGATGCTTTCTACTGCGTTTGTTCTACTATCACTACTTTAGGATATGGTGATAAGAGCTTCTCAACTGAAATGGGACGGGTATTTGCTGTGTTTTGGATATTGACTAGTACGATTTGCATAGCTCAGTTCTTTCTATACCTAGCAGAGCTAAATACTGAACGGAGGCAACATTTGTTGGTCAAATGGGTTCTTAACCGGAGGATGACATACACAGATCTTGAGGCAGCTGATCTCGATGATGATGGGGTTGTGAG TGCAGCAGAATTTGTCATATATAAGCTCAAAGAGATGGGGAAGATCAAACAAGAAGATGTAGCACTTGTATTGGAGGAGTTTGAGAATCTTGATTTTGATCAGTCTGGGACATTATCAATATCTGATTTAGAGCTTTCCCAATCATCCCAAACAAGGACTTGA
- the LOC122059954 gene encoding uncharacterized protein LOC122059954, producing MDILEENILRLWIEWELRALVLASLFTQILLISSATIRKYTASRKIGFLIWSCYLLADWVATLALGVLAKSLMNNCEGGFQNQPGSSKNDADELKAIWAPFLLLHLGGPDNITAFSLEDNELWLRHFLGLLFQVGTAFYIFIMSSLAEAKLRVITILMFTGGIIKYVEKTLALMNASRDNFRKSMVTDPDPGPDYAGFMEKYARHKNAGLKPNIGILVEPSKPITIKDEVLEIELILRAHYLFRMLKRIMVDLILTYQDRNDSQSCFRGKSWDEAFKLIEIELGFLYEILYTKASVVYTLKGWILRFISVSSIIAVSIIFFAFTDQKQRYHKIDVTITYVLLSGAIALELWSLTRLLFTDWTVVWMMKKENLNRLARFLFKAISHVMPPNQSRWSNSMAQYNLIEFCLKDQPFFWGKVMELIRVKDLFDNHWHRTYKNISKDLKKFIYEYLEHNLETERSDPALSHQELRTSRGQLALQMTNADEILHNSIKAEFDESILLWHIATDFCYYLDMEGEKNQSETVLSNQRRSRDISNYMLYLLISRPFMLTAGIGQIRFGDTCAEAKRFFNHRKKEIGTNEKEACIRLHKVDTEIPPAQLKGDRSKSVLFDASRVAKSLLEKEPDIEKRWDIISHVWLEMLCYAASECRGYYHAQRLSAGGELLTIVCFLMAHLGIGEQYRVNQGRIQAKLFVDTPNVNV from the coding sequence ATGGATATCTTGGAAGAAAATATATTAAGGCTATGGATTGAATGGGAGCTCAGGGCTTTGGTTCTTGCTAGCCTCTTCACTCAGATTCTACTCATTTCCTCTGCAACTATCCGAAAGTATACAGCATCCAGAAAGATTGGCTTCCTTATTTGGTCATGCTACTTGTTAGCAGATTGGGTTGCAACTTTGGCTCTTGGTGTCCTTGCTAAGAGCCTGATGAACAACTGTgaagggggttttcaaaatcAGCCTGGTAGCAGCAAAAATGATGCTGATGAGCTTAAAGCAATTTGGgcaccttttcttcttctacaccTTGGTGGCCCAGACAACATCACAGCTTTCTCATTGGAAGATAATGAGCTTTGGTTGAGGCATTTTCTTGGACTCCTATTCCAGGTTGGAactgcattttatatatttatcatGAGTTCTTTAGCTGAAGCTAAGCTTCGGGTGATCACCATTCTAATGTTCACCGGGGGAATCATTAAGTACGTAGAGAAGACATTGGCACTCATGAATGCAAGCCGAGATAATTTTAGGAAGTCCATGGTCACTGATCCTGATCCAGGACCTGACTATGCAGGATTCATGGAGAAATATGCTCGCCATAAGAATGCCGGGCTGAAGCCAAATATAGGCATCTTAGTTGAACCATCAAAGCCGATCACTATTAAGGATGAAGTACTTGAAATAGAACTCATATTGAGAGCTCATTATCTCTTTCGGATGTTAAAGCGTATTATGGTTGATCTGATCCTCACTTACCAAGATAGAAATGATAGTCAGTCCTGCTTCAGGGGAAAAAGTTGGGATGAAGCTTTTAAACTTATTGAGATTGAACTTGGATTTTTGTACGAGATTCTATACACCAAGGCCTCAGTGGTTTATACATTAAAAGGTTGGATCCTCCGCTTCATCAGTGTCTCCTCCATTATTGCTgtttccattatcttctttgCCTTCACTGATCAGAAGCAACGATATCACAAGATTGACGTAACAATAACATACGTCTTACTCAGTGGGGCTATTGCTCTCGAGTTGTGGTCACTGACTCGATTACTCTTCACAGATTGGACTGTTGtttggatgatgaagaaggaAAACCTCAATCGACTAGCCAGATTTTTGTTTAAAGCTATTTCTCATGTAATGCCACCCAATCAATCAAGGTGGTCTAATTCCATGGCTCAGTACAACCTGATCGAGTTTTGCCTGAAAGATCAGCCATTCTTTTGGGGGAAAGTCATGGAGCTCATTCGTGTCAAGGACCTTTTTGATAATCACTGGCACAGAACTTACAAAAACATCTCTAAGGATCTTAAAAAATTCATATATGAATATCTGGAACACAATTTGGAAACAGAAAGATCAGATCCTGCGTTGTCTCACCAGGAATTACGAACTAGTAGAGGTCAATTGGCACTACAGATGACAAATGCTGATGAGATACTACATAATAGCATCAAGGCTGAATTTGATGAAAGCATTTTGCTTTGGCACATAGCTACAGATTTCTGCTATTATTTGGAtatggagggagaaaagaatcAATCCGAAACAGTGCTGTCCAACCAGAGGAGAAGTAGAGACATATCCAATTACATGTTATATCTTCTTATATCACGTCCTTTTATGTTGACTGCCGGAATTGGACAAATCAGATTTGGGGACACCTGTGCTGAGGCCAAAAGGTTTTTTAACCACAGGAAAAAAGAGATAGGAACTAATGAGAAAGAAGCCTGCATAAGGCTACATAAGGTAGACACAGAAATTCCACCTGCACAGTTGAAAGGTGACAGAAGTAAATCTGTACTATTCGATGCATCCAGGGTTGCAAAGTCATTGTTAGAGAAGGAACCCGACATAGAAAAGAGATGGGACATCATAAGCCATGTGTGGTTGGAGATGCTGTGTTATGCGGCAAGTGAATGCAGAGGATATTACCATGCTCAGAGACTCAGTGCTGGGGGAGAGCTTCTCACCATCGTCTGTTTTTTAATGGCCCATCTTGGTATAGGAGAGCAATATCGTGTAAATCAAGGCCGTATTCAAGCCAAGTTATTTGTAGATACGCCAAATGTAAATGTATGA